CTTTAATGCACCTAAATTTTAATGCAATATAAGAGACACCCTTTCGAGTGTCTTTTACTTTTAAAGTTAGTTCGTAATTTATTCTGAGCGAAAATTATGGCTTGTCTGCCTAAATCAACAACAGTCACACCTATTACACCTACACCTACACCTACACCTACACCTATTATTAGATAATGCTTCAATCAATAACCATGTTACAATCAATTCATCAGGTATATCATTAGATCTTTCATTACACTTATTACGCTTATTACGCTTATTACACTTATTATTAGACAATTCATCAGACTTTTTATTGCCCAGTTGATTTGACCATTCGTTTGATATTTCATTACACCATTCATTACTTTGATGAGAATTATTAGACATATATAAACCTCCTATATATTTCTCAATATATATTATGAAGCTTGTCTAAATATGTGCATAATAACTATTATAATCGGAGCTATTTATATATGAATTAAAAAGACACTCTCTCAGGTGCCTTAATTACGTAAGTCTATACTTTATTCATAGTACAGACTTTTAGCTAATTCATCATATTATATAAAGCACATCTTACCATAGTTCAGCATATACTTTGCTAAGAGGTGATTTATAATGTCTTCACCATTAAATAATTTAGATACTGGTCAACTTATAGCCCTTGCAAATGCTCTTGCAGTTTCTTTTTCAAACGGTCTAACATCAGATGAAATCGAAGTTTTGGGCAGTTTAATCACTACAGTTGGAGATTTACTGGCTCTTATAGCATCAAAAAAGGATATCCCTTGAAGAAAGCCAAATCTAATTTGTTGAAAATATCAAAATGAAACTGTATATTAAAACCAATATTTTAATTTTTATGGGTATACTTGCGACGACTTATATTCCCAATGTATCACAAGTAAAAACGCCACAAACTTTTATTATTTGTGACGTCTAATAAGAAGAAAGCGAATCAAGTAACTTAAATTTATATTCATACACTGTATAATGATTTTGCTATAGCCATATCATAGCATCCCCACATTTCATCTTTATACGGAAATCCATTTTTTAAATACTTTTCATCAACAAAGCCTACATTTTGATAACACCTATGAGCACTTTGATTATTGTCAAAAACTTTTAAAGTTACCCTTGACATATTTAATATTTCAAAGGCATATCTTATTGCCTGATTCACCATTTGCTTTCCAAACCCATTATTTCTTTTTGATGAATCAGTAATAACAAAGCCAACATGTATACTATCATTTTCATAATCAGCATTCATCATTGCTATGAACCCAACAGGAGTTCCTTTTTCATCCAAAGCAGTGAAGAGCCATCCTTTTTCATTATTTTCAAAACTTTCTTTTGTTTCTTTCATTGATTCTTCTGTCAAAGGATATGTTATTTTATTAGCACACCATTTCACAAAATCTTCTTCGTTGTCTATCCATTTAACAATATATTTCGCATCGCATGATTTATATGGTCTTAATCTTAGCATTCTATTTATCCTCCGATTCATGTTGTTAGCATTTAAATGCTTATTGATTTAAGCATAAATGATTACGTTGCGTAAGGTGCAAGTGAAATTTATATAAATTCATAGCTTCATAGTTAAATACGATTTCGAAAAGTTCATGAGATTATGGGTTGCTTCAAAACATGCTAATAAAAATGTTAAAACATCTATCTCAGGGAACTTATTCTTTTTTACAATTAAATAAATATATCCAGCCAAAAGTAAATAAAAAACAAATTTGGCCATAACTAAAAATCCTTCATTGAGATTATATCAAAACTAATTTCAAACATCTCCCCTCTAAGTATATTATATCGGAGAGTTTTTCCAAGACTTAAATTCAGTCTTATTAACATGAAATTTTTTATATATCTCAATACGTTCTTAATGCTTAATATACCCGTTTTATGGACGAAATTATAAAATTATTAGATGAAAATTTAGACTACATAAGTCATACAATTATTGGTGATACGATTTTCATAAATGTAGTATCTAATCGTAAAGAAGTTAGATGTCCTTATTGTGGGGACCCTTCTTTATTTATCAAATATTACTCTTTATCATCAACTATACAAAAATTACAGAAAAATTCTTCATCACTTTTTTTAGAAAATTCCTACAAAAATTATGTATTGCTGCATAAAAACTACTATAACCTTCGTCATA
This DNA window, taken from Clostridium estertheticum, encodes the following:
- a CDS encoding GNAT family N-acetyltransferase yields the protein MLRLRPYKSCDAKYIVKWIDNEEDFVKWCANKITYPLTEESMKETKESFENNEKGWLFTALDEKGTPVGFIAMMNADYENDSIHVGFVITDSSKRNNGFGKQMVNQAIRYAFEILNMSRVTLKVFDNNQSAHRCYQNVGFVDEKYLKNGFPYKDEMWGCYDMAIAKSLYSV